In a genomic window of Sutcliffiella sp. FSL R7-0096:
- a CDS encoding FtsW/RodA/SpoVE family cell cycle protein, which translates to MEKDYKPQLDTTLIFLMGIMVVASLFALKSVEPTLPPVLRNIDFMEKQLMWFVVGAIGIGLSMLIHFDYLRNLAWITFGIGVILLLGLEFNFPSALVSEIKGATSWYTLPGLGNIQPSELMKISLILVLSKIIADHRAKFEEATLQDSYLLLGKIIAASSIPLFLVAKQPDMGTTLVYCAIIAAMILVSGIKWSIILSLAGAALGFIALFLYIFIAHPTFFHTYLIPEYQLDRFYGWLNPYEYQDVQGFQLVRSLLAIGSGEYTGSGYGEMNVYLPEAHTDFIFAAIASQFGFMGATVVISLFFFLIYKITFIAMECHDPFGTYLCAGVIGMLTFQVFQNVGMTIGLLPITGIPLPFFSYGGSSLLTYMIAIGIVLNVQLRTRKYLFE; encoded by the coding sequence GTGGAAAAAGACTATAAACCACAATTAGATACCACATTAATCTTTCTCATGGGGATAATGGTTGTGGCAAGCTTGTTTGCATTGAAAAGTGTGGAGCCGACGCTGCCGCCGGTTCTACGCAATATTGATTTTATGGAAAAGCAATTAATGTGGTTTGTCGTAGGAGCCATTGGCATAGGTTTGTCCATGCTAATCCACTTTGATTATTTGCGGAACCTCGCCTGGATCACGTTTGGCATTGGCGTCATCCTCTTACTTGGACTGGAATTCAACTTTCCCTCCGCCCTTGTGAGTGAAATTAAAGGGGCAACAAGCTGGTACACCTTGCCGGGACTAGGAAACATCCAACCCTCCGAGCTCATGAAAATTTCACTGATTTTAGTCTTAAGTAAGATAATCGCCGACCACAGGGCAAAGTTTGAAGAAGCAACCTTACAGGATAGCTACCTGCTGCTTGGGAAAATCATTGCCGCATCCAGTATCCCATTGTTTCTTGTTGCCAAACAGCCCGACATGGGGACAACCCTTGTCTATTGCGCCATCATCGCTGCCATGATCCTGGTGTCAGGAATCAAATGGAGCATCATTCTCTCGCTTGCTGGCGCAGCCTTGGGATTCATTGCATTATTCTTATATATTTTCATTGCGCATCCAACCTTTTTCCATACGTATCTGATTCCTGAGTATCAATTGGACCGATTCTATGGTTGGTTGAACCCATACGAATACCAGGATGTGCAAGGGTTTCAATTGGTAAGGTCGTTGCTGGCCATCGGATCAGGTGAATACACCGGTTCAGGTTATGGGGAAATGAATGTCTACTTGCCGGAAGCGCACACGGATTTTATCTTTGCGGCCATCGCCAGCCAGTTTGGCTTTATGGGCGCGACCGTTGTCATATCCCTTTTCTTTTTCCTGATATATAAAATTACCTTCATCGCCATGGAGTGCCATGACCCATTCGGCACCTACCTTTGCGCCGGAGTAATTGGAATGCTGACATTCCAAGTGTTCCAAAACGTTGGAATGACAATCGGACTGCTTCCGATAACAGGGATTCCACTGCCGTTTTTCAGCTATGGTGGGAGTTCCTTGCTGACGTATATGATAGCGATCGGGATTGTGTTGAATGTGCAGTTGAGGACGAGGAAGTATTTGTTTGAATAG
- a CDS encoding RNA polymerase sigma factor, whose protein sequence is MAQEKHEGREESPADLADKGADWEVLQQALSSLKKDYRQVVILRALKDFSVRETAEILGWTESKVRVTYHRALQKMKQSIGHDTEGVMFYEK, encoded by the coding sequence GTGGCTCAGGAAAAGCATGAGGGTAGGGAGGAATCCCCTGCAGATTTGGCGGATAAAGGGGCAGATTGGGAAGTGTTGCAGCAAGCCTTAAGCAGCTTGAAAAAGGATTATAGACAGGTCGTAATTTTACGGGCTTTAAAGGACTTTTCGGTAAGGGAGACCGCTGAGATACTAGGTTGGACAGAGTCGAAGGTGAGGGTGACCTATCACCGGGCACTCCAAAAAATGAAACAATCCATCGGACATGATACAGAAGGGGTGATGTTCTATGAAAAATAA
- a CDS encoding S8 family serine peptidase, with protein MKNSFKQAFVLLLTVVLALSTLGFSASASVKENQVDSSSLLVVFKSESLPNNVEQLVSDAGGEVTYSVPQIGIIEVSAENTGSFLKSIMRNNQVLSVGPSVEVTLDLPEINEEAEGQSSPASIIENIWESGYQWDIEQVTNNGASHGLYKDARSEVVVGVIDTGFDFNHPDLAANVDLEGSKTFVPGTTDSWDFNSHGTHVAGTIGADGRMKGVAPGVTLRSYRVFGATGGAQQIWITDAILAAANDGVDVINMSLGGTRLLGQWFYTDPATGEKIRTGNSAADYVAYTRAIRYAVNKGVTVVGSAGNSAYDLSNPSKVADTINAGRNDGWEAKGAIKYVPAQIPGVLTVSSTGAGFGTENRLAYYSNYGNGAINLGAPGGDLGVNNAGGSKHLVLSAVPTYLTFNTARGIEAKGLFGDGYGWKGGTSMAAPQVAGAAAAYIAKVLEKTGKKPSPAQVQTKLQQTAVDAGKNGYDELYGHGIVNAHHALLR; from the coding sequence ATGAAAAATTCATTTAAACAAGCATTCGTCCTACTTTTGACAGTCGTGTTAGCTTTATCTACTTTAGGTTTCAGTGCTTCAGCCAGTGTGAAGGAGAACCAAGTTGATTCTTCTAGTTTACTCGTAGTATTTAAATCCGAAAGTCTTCCAAACAACGTGGAACAGCTTGTCTCAGATGCTGGAGGAGAAGTTACATATTCCGTTCCTCAAATTGGGATTATTGAAGTATCTGCGGAAAATACTGGTTCTTTTTTAAAGAGCATAATGAGAAACAATCAAGTACTATCTGTTGGTCCTTCCGTTGAAGTAACACTTGATTTACCGGAAATAAATGAAGAAGCAGAAGGGCAATCATCTCCAGCTTCTATCATTGAAAACATCTGGGAATCAGGCTACCAATGGGATATTGAGCAGGTGACAAATAACGGAGCAAGTCATGGTTTATACAAAGACGCAAGAAGTGAAGTAGTCGTTGGGGTTATTGATACTGGGTTTGACTTTAACCACCCTGATTTAGCGGCAAATGTGGACTTGGAAGGTTCTAAAACATTCGTGCCGGGAACGACTGATTCTTGGGATTTTAACAGTCACGGAACGCATGTTGCAGGAACGATCGGAGCAGACGGCAGAATGAAAGGTGTAGCTCCAGGGGTAACTTTACGTTCCTACCGAGTATTCGGTGCAACGGGCGGAGCTCAGCAAATTTGGATCACGGATGCCATTTTAGCTGCTGCAAATGATGGCGTAGATGTTATTAACATGAGCTTAGGCGGAACAAGATTACTTGGTCAATGGTTCTACACAGATCCAGCAACTGGTGAAAAAATCCGCACCGGTAACAGTGCTGCTGATTATGTGGCATACACTCGTGCCATCCGTTATGCAGTCAACAAAGGGGTAACAGTTGTCGGTTCTGCAGGAAACTCTGCGTATGATTTAAGCAACCCTTCCAAAGTGGCAGATACGATTAATGCCGGCCGTAACGATGGCTGGGAAGCAAAAGGCGCTATTAAATATGTTCCAGCCCAGATTCCTGGAGTCTTGACAGTTTCTTCAACTGGTGCAGGTTTTGGTACTGAAAACCGTTTAGCATATTACTCAAACTATGGTAATGGTGCCATTAATTTAGGGGCGCCTGGTGGAGATCTTGGAGTGAACAATGCTGGCGGCAGTAAACATTTAGTTTTAAGTGCAGTGCCAACATATTTGACATTCAATACCGCCAGAGGAATTGAAGCAAAAGGTTTATTCGGTGATGGATATGGCTGGAAAGGCGGTACATCGATGGCAGCTCCTCAGGTTGCAGGAGCTGCAGCAGCCTATATCGCGAAGGTACTAGAAAAAACCGGAAAAAAACCATCTCCAGCACAAGTTCAAACAAAGTTACAACAAACTGCAGTAGATGCAGGTAAAAACGGCTACGACGAACTATACGGCCACGGAATTGTTAATGCACATCATGCGTTGCTGAGATAA
- a CDS encoding SRPBCC family protein: MALWVFFILVEEHSLIDKTETEVGAKHRQTYREGKRVETYIVETLAYEDKPDRKHKQIAFLLGKAFEINLSFTLEKVDETHTRFIYAGHNKGVNFVGRAMLKLGSEKSNNKVVQEYMDRVEAESMK, encoded by the coding sequence GTGGCTCTATGGGTATTCTTCATTTTAGTGGAGGAGCATTCGCTGATAGATAAGACGGAAACAGAGGTAGGTGCCAAACATCGCCAAACATATCGGGAGGGCAAACGTGTGGAGACGTATATCGTGGAAACACTGGCTTATGAGGACAAGCCCGATAGGAAACATAAACAAATAGCTTTTTTACTTGGAAAAGCATTTGAAATCAATTTGTCTTTTACACTGGAAAAGGTGGATGAGACGCATACCCGCTTCATTTATGCCGGGCATAATAAAGGGGTTAATTTTGTAGGGCGGGCGATGTTGAAGCTCGGCAGCGAGAAGAGTAATAACAAGGTAGTGCAGGAGTACATGGACCGGGTGGAAGCGGAATCCATGAAATAG
- a CDS encoding DUF1129 family protein gives MSHTKKLIEENNEKRKLLSDDNLQLYEDFLLYIRTDLRVAVHESEELLMELLDHMLEAQHEGRSATDLLGSDPKAYADELIEGLPKDKKRDVIPFISSQVSNSLGWFALVLSIVHLVMPMFTEIKAPSPLGNLIVLALAVLGVSALGVKVIFTLVRSSLFSEKKKAKRAYWKAGLFGGGSFAVILFFAWLVPDFGPRILIEWWIYLIIALILLGTGKLIQRAYHTH, from the coding sequence ATGAGCCATACGAAGAAGTTGATTGAAGAGAATAATGAAAAACGAAAGCTGTTGAGTGATGATAATCTCCAATTATATGAGGATTTCCTACTTTACATCCGTACAGATTTAAGAGTGGCGGTGCATGAAAGTGAAGAGCTATTGATGGAGCTTCTCGATCATATGCTCGAAGCGCAACATGAAGGGCGATCTGCAACAGACCTACTTGGTTCCGATCCCAAAGCATATGCAGATGAGCTGATTGAAGGATTGCCTAAAGATAAAAAACGGGATGTGATCCCCTTCATAAGCTCCCAAGTCAGTAATTCCTTAGGATGGTTCGCTCTCGTATTATCCATTGTCCATCTGGTGATGCCTATGTTTACGGAAATAAAAGCTCCTTCTCCTTTAGGGAACTTGATCGTATTGGCTTTGGCCGTGTTGGGCGTTTCCGCACTAGGCGTGAAAGTGATCTTCACTTTAGTTCGGTCCAGTCTTTTTAGTGAAAAGAAAAAAGCAAAGCGAGCCTATTGGAAAGCCGGCCTTTTTGGGGGAGGATCTTTTGCGGTCATTTTATTTTTCGCCTGGCTTGTTCCTGACTTCGGGCCAAGAATTTTGATAGAATGGTGGATTTATCTGATCATCGCACTCATTCTACTCGGTACAGGAAAACTGATTCAACGTGCCTACCACACTCACTAA
- a CDS encoding PadR family transcriptional regulator yields MAARSQLLKGILDACVMAIVEEKAVYGYELSQQLQKVGLPDISEGTIYPVLLRLQKNGFIIGEMRPSASGPNRKYYFLTDAGKEELERISSEWLLIAGPVSQLLQRGEKE; encoded by the coding sequence ATGGCAGCAAGAAGCCAGCTATTAAAAGGAATCCTCGATGCCTGCGTGATGGCGATTGTCGAGGAGAAAGCGGTTTACGGGTATGAACTGTCCCAGCAACTGCAAAAGGTAGGTTTACCAGACATCAGTGAAGGCACCATCTACCCGGTACTGCTCCGACTGCAAAAGAACGGATTTATCATAGGGGAAATGCGCCCATCCGCATCCGGCCCGAACCGCAAGTACTATTTTCTAACAGACGCGGGAAAAGAAGAACTTGAACGAATCTCGAGTGAATGGCTGCTGATCGCAGGGCCTGTAAGTCAATTATTGCAAAGAGGGGAAAAAGAATGA
- a CDS encoding sensor histidine kinase, with protein sequence MERLESLMRGRKLKLLWVKIGFILCIFFAIPVYYSISGPLLAGYLLAAGSYLGLYFSLPLWRNEWVVYLVASTSVVLIQQYILTPFDVLPWLLVYFLLLEGIQTPAGKRAVTNAIAALLPITLPLSRMAFTDLSFYHFFLLILVGGAGAFTHQYFRDNEKFDREWKRLLVEYRALKRQVLENEEVARVEERNRIARDIHDSVGHQLTALMMQLAVAEQAAGEEKVASMVKQSKQLARESLDGMRKAVKALQGEEEQGISSVIHLIRKLEAESQMRVQLTTKTGVLSQPLTNEQNIAVYRFVQEGLTNAMRHGSSREISITLEIMGEHSFQVEVENKRVVSRPVEEGFGLQNMRKRMESLNGRMEREVTGGYFTVKGIFPLKGVTYK encoded by the coding sequence ATGGAAAGGCTGGAATCACTCATGCGTGGTAGAAAACTCAAACTGCTCTGGGTGAAAATAGGGTTCATCCTCTGTATATTCTTCGCCATTCCGGTCTATTATTCCATATCTGGTCCTCTTCTTGCAGGCTACTTGTTAGCAGCCGGAAGCTACCTCGGCCTGTATTTCTCCCTGCCGCTTTGGCGGAATGAATGGGTAGTTTATCTAGTTGCTAGCACTTCGGTTGTCCTGATTCAGCAGTACATACTGACTCCGTTTGACGTTCTCCCTTGGCTACTGGTCTATTTTCTGTTATTGGAAGGCATACAAACACCAGCAGGAAAGCGGGCAGTCACAAACGCGATAGCTGCCCTTCTTCCAATAACATTACCTCTAAGCAGAATGGCCTTTACAGATCTATCTTTCTATCATTTTTTCCTGCTTATTTTAGTGGGAGGAGCAGGGGCTTTTACCCATCAGTACTTTCGTGACAACGAAAAATTCGATAGAGAGTGGAAAAGGTTGTTGGTGGAGTATCGTGCACTGAAAAGGCAGGTCCTTGAAAATGAGGAGGTTGCTAGAGTCGAGGAGCGGAACCGGATCGCACGGGATATTCATGATTCAGTCGGACACCAGCTGACGGCGCTCATGATGCAACTGGCAGTGGCGGAGCAGGCGGCAGGCGAAGAGAAGGTCGCTTCCATGGTGAAGCAGTCCAAGCAGTTGGCACGAGAAAGCCTTGATGGGATGCGAAAAGCGGTGAAAGCCTTGCAGGGAGAAGAGGAACAGGGGATCTCGTCTGTGATTCATCTGATCAGAAAGTTAGAGGCGGAAAGTCAGATGAGGGTGCAGTTGACGACGAAAACCGGTGTACTTTCGCAGCCCCTTACCAATGAGCAGAATATAGCGGTATACCGATTTGTGCAGGAAGGTCTCACCAATGCGATGAGGCATGGGAGCTCAAGGGAAATCTCCATCACACTTGAAATCATGGGAGAGCACAGTTTTCAGGTCGAAGTGGAGAATAAGAGGGTGGTTTCAAGGCCTGTTGAAGAAGGCTTCGGACTGCAAAATATGCGGAAGCGTATGGAAAGCCTGAACGGTCGGATGGAGCGGGAAGTCACCGGGGGTTATTTTACAGTGAAGGGAATTTTCCCTTTGAAAGGAGTTACATATAAGTGA
- a CDS encoding response regulator transcription factor, translated as MINILLAEDQALVRQGIKMMIEQHPSFRVVAEVATGKDAVDAYEKHLVDLVLMDVRMPVMTGIEATKLIRQRDPNAKVLILTTFADDEYAMEALKLGALGYLLKDADAASLLTSIESCLNGGISIDASVAGKVVPRLINRPREASGMEPVELTSRERSILQLVGDGKNNQEIAEALHLSVGTVKNHVTAILQKLGLRDRTQLAIFAIRNGIV; from the coding sequence GTGATTAATATATTGCTAGCGGAGGACCAGGCATTGGTTCGACAGGGCATAAAAATGATGATCGAGCAACATCCATCGTTTCGTGTTGTGGCAGAAGTGGCAACCGGGAAGGATGCAGTGGACGCTTATGAAAAGCATCTCGTAGATCTTGTGCTGATGGATGTTCGTATGCCCGTCATGACGGGCATTGAAGCGACCAAGCTCATCAGGCAGCGTGATCCGAACGCAAAAGTGCTGATACTGACCACTTTCGCAGATGACGAGTATGCGATGGAGGCGTTGAAGCTTGGGGCATTGGGCTATCTTTTGAAGGATGCGGATGCGGCAAGCCTATTGACCTCGATCGAGAGCTGTCTGAATGGCGGGATCTCGATTGACGCATCTGTAGCGGGGAAGGTGGTGCCGAGGTTGATCAACCGTCCGCGAGAAGCATCTGGCATGGAGCCGGTCGAGTTGACCAGTCGGGAGCGCTCTATCTTACAGCTTGTCGGGGATGGGAAAAATAATCAAGAGATTGCAGAAGCCTTGCACCTGTCTGTTGGCACGGTGAAAAATCATGTGACCGCCATTCTGCAGAAGCTTGGCTTGAGGGATCGCACCCAGCTTGCGATCTTTGCGATTCGGAATGGGATTGTGTAA
- a CDS encoding DUF58 domain-containing protein yields the protein MDPNQYDLYMKTRFQRIKDRVGGKKSRQYTNGEWSGWEQQIENERLHRMMNAVLFLLLSASIFLGSTPLIFLFFAIYTYMWGNFFYLSYVAKSLEICIIEERLKQFTEEKGMLRLRITHNSLLPIFFGKLRVGTDKNILFRHGDELIHINQLHFHFQQVGRSQWEVELPFTAVKRGVAQLRLFDMEIDSFFGWGKVYLQTRDRMKFEVIVYPRSEQVMGLEKILPKKQGEQPSRSSLFEEKSRVLGTREYVNGDPFGQIHWKATARMASLQSKVYERTSQLSWLFIIDISTSSLEEKLRGMAFLVHYATKHNITIAILVNIKKFGSPSYIVLNAGEGKQQLHAALMLLARIQVENVIIPPSMFAQVVHQHALTYPYVIACAEQVTIEKWNLPQSTEAFALEATGKEVKMVRIPFQAKRKVVG from the coding sequence ATGGATCCTAACCAATATGATTTGTATATGAAAACACGGTTCCAACGTATAAAAGATCGGGTAGGGGGTAAGAAGTCCAGACAATATACAAATGGGGAATGGAGTGGCTGGGAGCAACAGATTGAAAATGAAAGACTGCACCGGATGATGAATGCCGTTCTTTTTCTTTTGTTGTCTGCATCCATCTTCCTTGGTTCCACGCCGTTGATTTTCCTTTTTTTCGCCATTTACACATACATGTGGGGGAACTTCTTTTATCTCAGCTATGTGGCCAAAAGCCTAGAGATCTGCATAATAGAGGAGCGGTTGAAGCAATTCACTGAGGAAAAGGGAATGTTACGACTAAGGATCACCCACAACAGTCTGCTTCCGATATTTTTTGGAAAGCTCAGGGTGGGGACGGACAAGAACATATTGTTTCGGCACGGGGATGAGCTAATACATATCAATCAGTTACATTTCCATTTTCAACAGGTGGGTAGAAGCCAATGGGAGGTGGAGCTTCCCTTTACGGCTGTGAAAAGAGGCGTGGCACAGCTTCGGTTGTTCGACATGGAAATCGATTCTTTCTTTGGGTGGGGCAAGGTGTATCTTCAGACAAGGGATAGGATGAAGTTTGAAGTAATCGTCTACCCAAGAAGTGAGCAGGTAATGGGGCTTGAAAAAATCCTTCCGAAAAAACAGGGGGAGCAGCCTTCCAGAAGTTCATTATTTGAAGAGAAAAGTAGAGTGCTTGGCACCAGGGAATATGTAAATGGGGATCCTTTCGGACAGATACATTGGAAGGCGACGGCCAGAATGGCTAGTCTGCAGTCCAAAGTGTATGAGCGGACCTCCCAATTATCCTGGCTATTCATCATTGATATCAGCACAAGTAGTTTGGAGGAGAAACTTCGCGGGATGGCCTTTTTGGTGCACTATGCCACAAAGCACAACATTACTATAGCCATTCTGGTGAACATCAAGAAGTTTGGGAGTCCGTCGTATATCGTGTTGAATGCAGGGGAAGGTAAGCAACAGCTGCATGCTGCTTTGATGCTGCTGGCCCGGATCCAGGTGGAAAATGTGATAATCCCACCGTCGATGTTTGCACAAGTGGTCCATCAACATGCACTAACATATCCATATGTGATTGCCTGTGCAGAACAAGTGACAATCGAGAAGTGGAATCTACCGCAGTCCACAGAGGCATTCGCCCTGGAGGCTACAGGGAAGGAAGTGAAGATGGTGAGGATACCATTTCAGGCAAAGCGGAAGGTTGTGGGGTGA
- a CDS encoding ABC transporter ATP-binding protein produces MLEAIQLTKSFKNTQAVKGVNVYLEKGETVGLLGPNGAGKSTTISMLSSLVPPTSGDVLLKGESVKEQPQHLREILGVVPQEIAVFPELTAYENMSFFAKIYKLPKSERKQRIEEVLTLVGLEQRQKEPVKQFSGGMKRRLNIAVALLHRPEILIMDEPTVGIDPQSRNYILETVKKLNEENGITVLYTSHYMEEVEFLCQRLYIMDRGEVIASGTKEEVKNILSSEHTIEVEVEKIKPEFIGKLETIPAISTVTTLEKKIILLAPKKINLLEDVFDAAKQTDSPLKGIQIKAPTLEDVFLHLTGRKLRD; encoded by the coding sequence ATGCTAGAAGCCATTCAACTAACGAAATCATTCAAAAACACCCAAGCCGTCAAGGGTGTTAATGTATATCTGGAGAAAGGGGAAACGGTGGGATTGCTTGGACCCAATGGAGCCGGCAAGTCCACCACCATTTCCATGCTCTCCTCCCTTGTCCCACCGACAAGCGGGGATGTTTTACTCAAAGGGGAAAGTGTCAAAGAGCAGCCACAGCACCTCCGAGAAATCCTTGGGGTGGTTCCACAAGAAATTGCCGTCTTCCCTGAGCTTACAGCCTATGAAAATATGAGTTTTTTTGCAAAGATTTATAAACTGCCAAAAAGTGAGCGGAAACAGCGTATAGAAGAGGTTTTGACGTTAGTAGGCCTGGAACAACGACAAAAGGAACCGGTCAAGCAATTTTCCGGGGGGATGAAGCGCCGTCTTAATATTGCGGTGGCCTTGCTACACCGGCCGGAAATCTTGATCATGGATGAACCGACAGTCGGGATCGACCCGCAATCAAGAAACTATATCCTCGAAACGGTGAAGAAGCTGAACGAGGAAAATGGAATCACGGTCCTTTACACAAGTCATTACATGGAGGAAGTCGAATTTCTCTGTCAGCGCCTCTATATCATGGACCGCGGGGAAGTGATCGCCTCCGGGACAAAGGAAGAAGTGAAGAATATCCTCTCGTCCGAGCACACGATCGAAGTGGAAGTAGAAAAGATAAAGCCGGAATTCATCGGAAAACTGGAGACCATACCGGCCATTTCTACCGTGACAACGTTGGAAAAGAAAATCATCCTGTTGGCACCGAAGAAAATAAACCTCCTAGAAGACGTTTTCGATGCTGCCAAGCAGACAGACAGTCCGCTCAAAGGAATACAAATAAAAGCGCCGACACTTGAAGATGTCTTTTTGCATCTGACCGGTCGCAAGCTTCGGGATTAG
- a CDS encoding ABC transporter permease, whose amino-acid sequence MLSAFIKKDLLHLLRDRKEVLILLAMPFVLITILGFALGGNASGDITLNAQVAVIDKGDLQAELEQFDEWMLTENIPEEARTSILDVAEQTSMPELLVDTVMKEELQNLLKVKEETDLETTLADDKFAGILQFPEGLRLETWKGQFFKQGSGMELQLYLNEEKGLEASVISNVVENFTDQMRLHTVLTQEAQQLNQAPPEFEAIAEVTGETVTVDGKVPVDSFGYFAVGMSTMFALYVVSFVAGYAYYEKATFVYDRILLTNTNPWTYATSKWLSAVLICFLQLCALYGLAAVIYQVIWSDLLAFLAITLFFSFVVGSMAVLITALNYRFETQRISTMFSGFLVSVFAFLGGSFIPWNEVSDTMFTIASFTPNGTALQGYLKILSGGELAGVTDNLFRLAVVSIGLILIAIPIFPKRRLI is encoded by the coding sequence GTGTTAAGTGCATTTATCAAAAAAGATCTCCTTCACTTACTTCGGGATAGAAAAGAAGTCCTGATCTTGCTCGCGATGCCATTTGTGTTGATTACCATCCTTGGCTTTGCCTTAGGGGGAAATGCTAGCGGGGACATCACGTTGAATGCTCAGGTTGCGGTCATTGACAAAGGAGATCTACAAGCAGAGTTGGAACAGTTTGATGAATGGATGCTGACGGAGAATATTCCTGAGGAAGCCAGAACCTCCATCCTAGACGTTGCCGAACAGACCTCCATGCCAGAATTGCTCGTGGATACAGTAATGAAAGAGGAACTTCAAAATCTGCTGAAAGTAAAAGAAGAAACAGATCTGGAAACCACACTGGCTGATGACAAATTTGCGGGAATTCTACAGTTCCCGGAAGGTCTTCGACTGGAAACCTGGAAGGGACAATTCTTTAAGCAGGGAAGCGGCATGGAATTGCAGCTCTACCTGAACGAGGAAAAGGGACTAGAAGCCAGTGTCATCTCAAATGTGGTGGAGAACTTTACCGATCAGATGCGACTGCATACGGTATTGACACAAGAGGCACAACAATTAAACCAGGCCCCACCGGAGTTTGAAGCGATAGCCGAGGTGACAGGTGAAACAGTGACAGTGGACGGGAAGGTGCCCGTGGATTCCTTTGGCTATTTTGCAGTGGGTATGAGTACGATGTTTGCTTTATATGTTGTGTCCTTTGTTGCTGGCTATGCCTATTACGAAAAAGCAACCTTTGTGTATGACCGCATCCTGTTAACCAATACAAACCCCTGGACCTACGCGACAAGCAAGTGGTTGTCCGCCGTTTTAATCTGCTTTTTGCAACTTTGTGCCCTATACGGATTGGCAGCGGTGATTTATCAGGTAATCTGGTCAGATCTCCTAGCATTCCTTGCCATCACCCTTTTCTTCAGCTTTGTGGTCGGTTCGATGGCAGTGTTGATCACTGCTTTGAATTATCGCTTTGAAACGCAACGGATATCCACCATGTTTTCTGGATTCCTTGTCAGTGTGTTTGCTTTCTTGGGTGGAAGCTTTATCCCTTGGAATGAGGTTTCCGACACGATGTTTACCATCGCATCCTTCACGCCAAATGGTACGGCCCTGCAAGGATACTTGAAAATATTAAGTGGTGGGGAGCTTGCAGGTGTGACCGATAATCTTTTCCGCTTAGCGGTGGTGAGTATTGGCCTCATCTTGATAGCCATTCCTATTTTTCCAAAAAGGAGGTTGATCTAA